ATCTTTTACGACATTTTGTTCATCACACATTAAAATATCGACTGCATTATCTATAATATCATCTAAAAAATACTCTTTTTTTTCTAATGTTTTTTTTGCAGATATCAACTCCTCTATAGATGCAAACTCGTTAATCAACGACTCAAGTCTGTAAAAAACTTTTTGCATCTTTTTATTGTTTTGTTCATTTTGTTCAAGTTCTAGTAAAAACTTTCCTTTTGTTATCGGTGTTTTTAACTCATGCATTATATTTCTTATAAAAACATTTCTGGATTCTTTTAGTTTTTTGAGTTTTTTTGCACTCCTGTCAAATTCATTTGCCAAAAGTGAGATTTCATCTTTTTTATCACTTGCACAAGAGATATCAAACTCTTCATCGCCGAAATTTTGAACTTTGTCCTTTAATGTTTTTAGAGGTTTAAGTTTTTTTAGTGTAGTTATATACAAAGTCGTCATCATTATGAACATGGCAAAAAATACAAGTATGATTATATTTTGATGAATATTTCTTTCATAATGATTTTTAAGTATGTACTCACCTTTTGGTGTTTTTATATATACATAGTAGCTATTGTCAAGTTCCATATTTTTTACTAAAACTCTCGACCTTACTCTTTTTGGACTCTTAAAATATTTTGTTTTTTTATTCTCAAGTATATTTTTTTGTCGTGTTGCATCCGTAATGACTGAAAAGTTCATAAGCTCTAAATTATCAGCTAATTCTTGTGAGAAACCTCTATGTTTGTGAGCTCTTAAAAAAACTCTTGTAGCTTCAAAATTATTTTTTTGTATAAAATACTGTTCTCTTTTTTCACTTGCAAAATATAAGATAAAAAAACTTACCAAAATTAGGATTAGGGCTATTATAAAGGTTATGCTGATTGAAAATATGATTGAATTTTTATTCATTCTACTAATTTATACCCCATCCCTCTTATTGTTAGAAAATGGCGTGGATTTTTAGGATTGTTTTCTATTTTATGTCTTATTCTGTTTATTATAACCGCGATGCTTCCGCTGTCTTCATCACTGTTAAACAAATCACAACTATCCAAAATATCGTATCTTGAAACCACAAAACCTTTTCGTTTACACATTAAAGACATTATTTGAAATTCTGCTGCGGTAAACTTTATAAATTTTCCTGCTTTTGTAATCTCTTGTTTTTCTTCATCTAAAACAAATAACTCTTTTTGTTCTTCTGCATCTTTTGATATATTTTTATTAAAACGTCTTAAAATTGTTTTTATCCTAACCTCAAGCTCCCTTGGGTCATAAGGTTTTGGAAGGTAGTCATCGGCTCCTAACTCAAGTGCAATCACTTTATCGGTTATATCGCTTCTGGCACTAGATATAATTATGGGGATATCATACTTTGTAACCAGCTCTTTACATACTTCCAAACCATCCATACCCGGAAGAGTCAAATCTAATATGATTAAATCAAAATCTTCTAAAGCTATGGCACTTAAAGCTAAGTACGGGTCTTCAAAATTTCTAACAGATATATTGAATTTTGAGAGATACTGAATCAGCACATCTGCTAATTCGGTATCATCCTCCAGCATTGCTATTTTTATCAACTGTTTTCCTTAAAAATATCAACCTGTATTATACTACTTGTTTTGACAATTTTTAAAGTTACAATTACCG
The genomic region above belongs to Sulfurimonas lithotrophica and contains:
- a CDS encoding ArsS family sensor histidine kinase, whose protein sequence is MNKNSIIFSISITFIIALILILVSFFILYFASEKREQYFIQKNNFEATRVFLRAHKHRGFSQELADNLELMNFSVITDATRQKNILENKKTKYFKSPKRVRSRVLVKNMELDNSYYVYIKTPKGEYILKNHYERNIHQNIIILVFFAMFIMMTTLYITTLKKLKPLKTLKDKVQNFGDEEFDISCASDKKDEISLLANEFDRSAKKLKKLKESRNVFIRNIMHELKTPITKGKFLLELEQNEQNNKKMQKVFYRLESLINEFASIEELISAKKTLEKKEYFLDDIIDNAVDILMCDEQNVVKDFENIKINVDFKLFSIAIKNLLDNGIKYSTDKKILIKVQNKNIIFENFGDKLSYEIKRYYEPFFKGDDVKSNQSFGLGLYIVKHILDAHNFNFEYKYSEGKNIFLISF
- a CDS encoding response regulator transcription factor, with product MIKIAMLEDDTELADVLIQYLSKFNISVRNFEDPYLALSAIALEDFDLIILDLTLPGMDGLEVCKELVTKYDIPIIISSARSDITDKVIALELGADDYLPKPYDPRELEVRIKTILRRFNKNISKDAEEQKELFVLDEEKQEITKAGKFIKFTAAEFQIMSLMCKRKGFVVSRYDILDSCDLFNSDEDSGSIAVIINRIRHKIENNPKNPRHFLTIRGMGYKLVE